From a region of the Gemmatimonadota bacterium genome:
- a CDS encoding nucleoside deaminase: MSHNDYMRQAIAMAQKAPKSPFGAVIVRQTTGEIIAKGVNRSSEDPTRHGEIDAINRCAAAHSQIDWTELDLYTTAEPCPMCQSAIEWAGISTVYYGTSIPYLQSLGWRQIDIRAKEVARRTPFRQTKVIGGILEFECNALFEAAHKSDSKK; this comes from the coding sequence ATGAGCCACAACGATTATATGCGACAGGCCATTGCAATGGCGCAGAAGGCACCCAAGTCTCCGTTCGGCGCGGTGATCGTTCGACAGACAACAGGCGAGATCATCGCAAAAGGGGTTAACCGTTCTTCGGAAGATCCGACACGCCACGGCGAGATTGACGCCATCAATCGTTGTGCGGCAGCCCATTCACAGATCGACTGGACAGAACTCGATTTGTATACAACAGCTGAGCCGTGCCCCATGTGTCAAAGTGCCATCGAGTGGGCGGGAATTTCTACTGTTTACTATGGGACTTCGATCCCTTATCTGCAAAGCCTCGGTTGGCGGCAAATCGATATCCGCGCCAAAGAGGTGGCTCGCCGTACTCCATTTCGGCAAACCAAAGTAATCGGCGGTATTCTCGAGTTCGAGTGTAATGCCCTGTTTGAGGCCGCCCACAAAAGTGATTCCAAGAAGTGA
- a CDS encoding sialidase family protein, with protein MYIHPRSINDKVFDAWRSPGRFTKNPDIIRLKSGRLLLVYSDTEAHWGETTQILTILYSENDGQTWDKLSEVATADRSKGDERLVTPRISLLSDDRIVVICDHDDFSHFHEDQPPGNWLWWSTDEGKTWDGPYKPNIRGFEPDRIMELPDGRLAVGSHIMFREAQEFAEIATFSSDGGKTWGNEVTVAHDGYNRFCEGAIVILDGGKEIACVMRENRSGGVPNFVAFSQDNGRTWSAPQMCPFALHRPYVRQLEDGRCMVTGRHVNGGLGCYAWIGDLKKEAGTYAIGGPRRKYSATRNENGLTIHHKPEHECRYSLLPPQDRFSTIDFEAEVQVEGPPGEPIAFMSCGSIGDILYIGSDFISLGRLERTDLHKKIDFSQPRKVAYRHKGGLLRIQVDGEDMIYRNVFRGETHISDHTSSRPDMRTMFGQWSDTGSSTWTSVSFSSQNRTFDDWSWNWSASSGEYPDQYQRDRFVQIHANHPDQEPRPDHGYSSWLTLPDGRIILVDYTNYGDEPDKSHIVGVFITPEDIA; from the coding sequence ATGTATATCCATCCACGCTCTATCAACGACAAAGTGTTTGACGCCTGGCGCAGTCCCGGCCGCTTTACCAAAAACCCCGACATCATTCGCCTCAAATCCGGTCGCCTTCTGCTCGTTTATTCCGATACCGAAGCCCACTGGGGTGAAACCACCCAAATCCTCACCATCCTCTACAGCGAAAACGATGGTCAAACCTGGGACAAACTGAGCGAAGTCGCAACTGCTGATCGCAGCAAAGGCGATGAGCGTCTCGTAACACCGCGCATCAGCCTCTTAAGTGATGATCGCATTGTTGTCATCTGCGACCACGACGACTTCAGCCATTTTCACGAAGACCAGCCCCCCGGCAACTGGCTCTGGTGGAGCACAGATGAGGGCAAGACCTGGGACGGGCCTTACAAACCCAACATCAGAGGCTTTGAACCCGATCGCATCATGGAACTGCCCGACGGACGTCTTGCCGTCGGTAGCCATATCATGTTTCGCGAAGCTCAAGAATTTGCTGAAATCGCAACCTTTTCATCTGACGGTGGCAAAACCTGGGGCAATGAGGTCACTGTTGCCCACGATGGTTATAACCGATTTTGCGAAGGCGCAATTGTCATCCTCGACGGCGGCAAAGAAATCGCCTGTGTCATGCGCGAAAACCGCTCTGGAGGTGTGCCCAATTTTGTAGCTTTCTCTCAGGACAATGGGCGCACTTGGAGTGCCCCCCAGATGTGTCCTTTTGCCCTCCATCGTCCGTATGTCAGACAACTCGAAGATGGCCGCTGCATGGTCACAGGTCGCCACGTCAACGGCGGTCTTGGCTGTTATGCCTGGATTGGTGACCTCAAAAAAGAAGCGGGGACATATGCCATCGGTGGTCCCCGCAGAAAATACAGTGCAACACGCAATGAAAATGGTCTCACCATCCATCACAAACCCGAGCACGAATGCCGTTACAGCCTCCTCCCGCCACAGGATCGCTTCAGTACCATCGACTTCGAAGCTGAAGTGCAGGTCGAAGGCCCACCGGGAGAACCTATTGCCTTTATGTCTTGTGGCAGCATTGGCGATATCCTCTACATCGGCTCTGACTTCATTTCTCTCGGTAGGCTCGAACGCACCGATTTGCATAAAAAAATCGACTTTTCACAACCACGAAAAGTCGCTTATCGCCACAAGGGCGGCCTCTTGCGCATACAGGTTGATGGTGAAGATATGATTTACCGAAACGTCTTCCGCGGAGAAACACACATCTCAGACCATACCTCATCCCGCCCCGATATGCGCACCATGTTTGGCCAATGGAGTGACACAGGCAGTAGCACCTGGACATCCGTCAGCTTTTCATCGCAAAATCGAACCTTCGATGACTGGTCGTGGAACTGGTCTGCCTCCTCCGGTGAATACCCCGATCAATATCAGCGCGACCGCTTCGTTCAAATCCATGCCAACCATCCTGATCAAGAACCCCGTCCTGATCACGGATACTCATCCTGGCTCACCTTACCCGATGGCCGCATCATCCTGGTCGATTACACCAATTATGGCGACGAACCTGACAAAAGCCACATCGTAGGCGTATTCATTACCCCAGAAGACATTGCATAG
- a CDS encoding FAD-dependent oxidoreductase — MEGTHYNLVIYGGNPAGLACAVRAAREGLTVLLVNHTPHIGGLPANGMGLWDTLYEGCRSPIYNEMRQAIFDHYRNTYGKDSPQYAACLPGETGHSNGKYEARVFEQLSEEMIQAESNITLIKSHYPTAIEQADRLITAITFTEMNRDASFRATGDVFVDTSYEGDLLPLANVAFRVGRESKDEFNEPHAGRIFMRFAKELPESEQHMADIVASLNLRQFGGAMETIMPDSTGEGDGVVQAMNFRTALSSDPNNQVKPEPPEDYDPARIKTLLQSLEVNRPDRGQDGGQFPNNKSDWNRPQLIEGATDYVHGDWPTRQRILKDFWNIVIGILYFFQNEPDAPENMREAFAQWGLAKDEFPDNNHMPWEIYVREARRLEGRYMLTEHDVRLAEGIDRAPIHSDTIAICEWYTDVHACHPERVKDSRDEGKVMLHKQTVPGQIPYRSLLANELDNFLVPVCLSASHLGQSAIRLEPTWMQIAESAGYAAVQAIKNKQTPADIDIDQLQQTLAEQNSMLTFLNDIDLNDDYAHNAAIQWAGTKGFFDTYDARPQDKLDQHTAHRWIDGFVQLCGEKLDTNTLAHLTRGEACQILYDSYFQQQ, encoded by the coding sequence ATGGAAGGTACGCACTACAACCTCGTCATCTACGGCGGCAATCCCGCAGGCCTTGCCTGTGCAGTTCGAGCTGCGCGTGAAGGATTGACCGTCTTGCTCGTCAATCATACACCCCACATCGGTGGACTGCCAGCCAATGGGATGGGACTCTGGGATACACTTTACGAAGGCTGTCGATCGCCCATCTACAATGAGATGCGTCAGGCGATCTTCGATCATTACCGCAATACCTATGGAAAAGATTCACCGCAATATGCAGCCTGCCTCCCCGGCGAAACGGGCCACTCCAATGGCAAATACGAAGCGCGTGTCTTCGAACAATTGTCGGAAGAAATGATACAGGCAGAATCAAACATTACCCTGATCAAAAGCCATTACCCTACCGCTATCGAACAAGCTGACCGCTTAATTACAGCTATCACATTCACAGAAATGAATCGCGATGCAAGCTTCCGAGCTACCGGAGATGTCTTTGTCGATACTTCTTACGAAGGCGATCTTCTACCCTTAGCCAATGTCGCTTTCAGAGTCGGACGTGAATCCAAAGACGAATTTAACGAACCTCACGCGGGTCGCATCTTTATGCGATTTGCAAAGGAACTTCCCGAGTCAGAACAACACATGGCCGACATTGTTGCATCGCTAAACCTGAGGCAATTTGGTGGTGCGATGGAAACCATCATGCCCGATAGCACGGGCGAAGGCGATGGTGTTGTGCAAGCCATGAACTTTCGCACAGCCCTCAGCAGCGACCCCAACAATCAGGTCAAACCAGAGCCACCAGAAGACTACGATCCCGCACGCATCAAAACCCTACTCCAATCCCTCGAAGTCAACAGACCTGACCGCGGGCAAGATGGCGGACAATTTCCCAACAACAAAAGCGACTGGAACCGACCACAACTTATTGAAGGTGCGACCGACTATGTCCACGGCGACTGGCCAACCCGTCAGCGCATCTTGAAAGACTTCTGGAACATCGTTATTGGCATTTTGTATTTCTTTCAAAACGAACCCGATGCGCCCGAAAATATGCGCGAAGCCTTTGCTCAGTGGGGGCTGGCCAAAGACGAATTTCCCGACAACAATCACATGCCCTGGGAGATCTATGTGCGCGAAGCCCGCCGTCTCGAAGGGCGTTATATGCTCACCGAGCACGATGTTCGCCTGGCCGAAGGCATAGACAGAGCACCCATTCACTCAGATACGATAGCTATTTGTGAATGGTACACAGACGTTCACGCCTGCCATCCCGAACGCGTCAAAGACAGTCGCGATGAAGGCAAAGTCATGCTCCACAAGCAAACCGTCCCAGGCCAGATCCCTTATCGAAGCCTGCTCGCCAATGAATTAGACAATTTCCTCGTCCCAGTCTGCCTTTCTGCCAGCCACCTCGGCCAAAGCGCGATTCGTCTGGAGCCCACCTGGATGCAAATTGCCGAGTCTGCTGGTTATGCGGCCGTCCAGGCCATCAAAAACAAACAGACACCGGCCGACATTGATATTGATCAGCTTCAACAAACCCTGGCCGAACAAAATTCCATGCTCACATTTCTCAATGATATTGACCTTAACGACGACTATGCACACAACGCCGCTATACAATGGGCAGGTACAAAGGGATTCTTCGATACATACGATGCCAGACCGCAGGATAAACTCGACCAGCACACAGCGCATCGTTGGATCGATGGTTTTGTCCAGTTGTGTGGAGAAAAACTCGACACCAATACACTCGCACATTTAACCCGAGGTGAAGCCTGCCAAATCCTTTACGATTCCTATTTTCAACAACAATAG
- a CDS encoding phosphotransferase, whose product MDQIPPKEKIQEALRSAWQFDGSLIPVPGTERLFSFKKNGATFFARLNWARGQFCPEEVVEFLNHLSTNDAPVPQIVPTLSGDLCIMIGDAVVLSVETDLGGKPCSSRHLHRLGAVGRGLAKIHLASEKFEKSRMRKKELTGFVEVRLRRALSRSLPGDLRDAIKTLQTELQTTYKHLIRTPVQWMTTHGDVWGPNVHTDGEKVGFTDLCNSFAPATVDLVMVQHRWLMNDLTGGRSLLEKEMLDFLRGYLSERPLSVGDRETFGVVWATYYADQLSHYIEKPGTVKDAVRSRFDFEGQIRRLPLSVGEIRSLL is encoded by the coding sequence GTGGATCAGATTCCACCAAAGGAAAAAATTCAGGAGGCCCTTCGGTCAGCTTGGCAGTTCGATGGTTCTCTCATACCGGTACCAGGCACGGAGCGCCTTTTCTCATTCAAGAAGAATGGGGCGACGTTCTTCGCACGATTGAACTGGGCACGGGGTCAGTTCTGTCCGGAGGAAGTTGTCGAGTTCCTCAATCATCTATCAACAAATGATGCCCCTGTCCCCCAGATTGTCCCCACTCTCTCCGGAGATTTGTGTATCATGATCGGAGATGCTGTTGTGCTCTCCGTGGAAACGGATCTCGGTGGGAAACCTTGCAGCTCTCGTCACCTCCACCGATTGGGTGCGGTGGGACGTGGACTTGCCAAGATTCATCTGGCATCGGAGAAGTTCGAAAAATCCAGGATGCGGAAGAAAGAGCTCACTGGCTTTGTGGAGGTCAGACTTCGGCGAGCGCTTTCCCGTTCTCTTCCTGGCGATCTCCGCGACGCCATCAAGACCCTTCAGACCGAGTTGCAAACCACCTACAAGCACCTAATACGAACACCCGTGCAGTGGATGACAACGCATGGAGATGTCTGGGGTCCCAACGTCCACACGGATGGAGAGAAAGTCGGTTTCACCGATCTCTGCAACTCTTTTGCGCCAGCAACTGTAGATCTTGTAATGGTCCAACACAGATGGCTAATGAATGATCTGACTGGGGGACGATCTCTATTGGAGAAAGAGATGCTGGATTTCCTACGAGGCTATCTTTCTGAGCGACCACTCTCAGTCGGAGACCGGGAAACATTTGGCGTCGTCTGGGCGACCTACTATGCTGATCAGCTATCGCACTATATTGAGAAACCGGGAACGGTGAAAGACGCCGTGCGCTCACGCTTTGACTTCGAAGGGCAGATTCGGAGACTACCGCTATCGGTGGGTGAGATCAGATCACTGCTATAG
- a CDS encoding LpqB family beta-propeller domain-containing protein, whose translation MREIIVSCPDENNILQLYHIKEDGSSRRKITNSNHECMMPAVSPDGSKIVFVQQSGKGMALWISNFDGRNQKVLTESGRNLIPSWFPDSKHIVWMIFKPGKHPAENSQLHIMNTETRESRRLFSDPQQIKFSNSMAFVSPKGTKVAFVSNRSGNYRVWLSNLDGSDAKPISPTSAEHDGILKLPIEQKVPAWSPDGKWIAHWEGVEMIHMSKFTGRQDRERDKLIGETRNVWVVDSDGNNKRKAGRGDDPTWSPDGFVTRAFPDPKKGGLKIMVETRSGWEELPIVPPKTPRYGRFAWKP comes from the coding sequence ATGCGTGAGATTATTGTCAGTTGCCCTGATGAAAATAACATACTACAACTCTATCACATCAAGGAGGACGGTTCATCCAGGCGCAAAATTACAAATTCCAATCATGAATGTATGATGCCTGCCGTGTCTCCTGACGGCAGTAAAATTGTATTTGTGCAACAGAGTGGAAAAGGAATGGCTCTTTGGATCTCCAACTTTGATGGCAGAAACCAGAAAGTACTCACAGAATCGGGGAGAAATTTGATACCTTCCTGGTTTCCAGATTCTAAACACATCGTATGGATGATATTCAAACCAGGAAAACACCCCGCTGAAAACAGCCAGTTGCACATCATGAACACGGAGACCAGGGAATCAAGGCGATTGTTCAGCGATCCTCAGCAAATTAAGTTCAGCAATTCAATGGCCTTTGTCTCGCCTAAAGGAACAAAGGTGGCCTTTGTTTCAAATCGAAGCGGCAACTATAGGGTTTGGTTGAGCAATCTCGATGGCAGTGATGCCAAACCAATTTCACCAACGTCTGCTGAACATGACGGGATTCTCAAGCTACCCATCGAACAAAAAGTCCCTGCATGGTCACCGGATGGCAAGTGGATCGCCCATTGGGAAGGTGTGGAGATGATCCATATGAGTAAATTCACAGGGAGACAAGATCGCGAAAGAGACAAGCTGATCGGTGAAACCCGGAATGTATGGGTTGTCGATAGTGATGGAAATAATAAGCGAAAAGCAGGGCGTGGTGATGATCCCACATGGTCTCCCGATGGATTTGTGACTCGGGCTTTTCCAGATCCTAAAAAGGGTGGCTTGAAAATCATGGTTGAAACCAGGTCCGGGTGGGAGGAGTTACCGATCGTGCCTCCAAAAACGCCTCGATATGGTCGATTCGCCTGGAAGCCGTGA
- a CDS encoding GNAT family N-acetyltransferase encodes MINPWLTVPAADYKIHMEHKLVCITETVRYFTYEGRPWAIIENVVVAREQRGKGFGKKLMTFAINLAEDKGCYKLQLLSGPNEDQVGFYRSLGMQDGTSRGFKKYFVERE; translated from the coding sequence ATGATCAATCCATGGCTGACAGTTCCTGCTGCTGACTACAAGATTCACATGGAACATAAATTGGTATGTATTACCGAAACTGTTCGTTATTTTACTTACGAAGGGCGCCCCTGGGCTATCATCGAGAATGTCGTTGTTGCACGCGAACAAAGAGGCAAAGGATTTGGGAAAAAACTGATGACATTTGCGATTAACCTTGCCGAAGATAAGGGCTGCTACAAGCTACAGTTACTCAGCGGTCCAAACGAAGATCAGGTGGGATTCTATAGAAGCCTTGGAATGCAAGATGGGACGAGTCGTGGATTTAAGAAATATTTCGTGGAACGTGAGTAA